Proteins from a genomic interval of Nitrospina gracilis Nb-211:
- the hpnA gene encoding hopanoid-associated sugar epimerase, translated as MKTLVTGTTGFLGSAIARELILSGRTVRVLVRQGSDLRNLSGLDVEVVHGDLRDPDSLTRALDKCGTLYHAAAYYSLWNRDRKMVYDINVQGTKNILNAAKQAGLERVVYTSTVGCIGLTGNGTPGNETTPFNQATLCNDYKRSKWEAEQVALEFANNGLPVVIVNPSAPVGPRDIKPTPTGKVIQDFLNGNMPAYLDTGLNLIDVRDCARGHLLAEERGKAGERYILGNRNMSLKEILDTLSKITGIPAPKVQMPYWVAYAAGWVCDAVSNVITHKPPAVPLGGVKMAKYHMYFDASKAVRELGLPQNPVEQALSDAVHWMREHGLAR; from the coding sequence ATGAAAACACTGGTAACAGGCACAACGGGGTTTCTGGGTTCGGCGATTGCGCGGGAGTTGATCCTGTCCGGCCGCACGGTGCGCGTGCTGGTGCGGCAGGGATCGGACCTGCGCAACCTTTCCGGACTCGACGTCGAAGTCGTGCACGGCGACCTGCGCGATCCGGACTCGCTTACGCGTGCGCTCGACAAGTGCGGCACCCTCTACCATGCCGCCGCCTATTACAGTTTGTGGAACCGCGACCGCAAGATGGTGTACGACATCAATGTCCAGGGCACGAAGAACATCCTGAACGCGGCGAAGCAGGCGGGCCTCGAGCGGGTGGTTTACACCAGCACCGTCGGGTGCATCGGCCTCACCGGCAACGGCACGCCGGGCAACGAAACCACACCGTTCAATCAGGCCACGCTGTGCAACGATTACAAGCGCTCGAAGTGGGAGGCGGAACAGGTGGCGCTGGAGTTTGCGAACAACGGGCTGCCGGTGGTCATCGTCAACCCCAGTGCACCGGTGGGCCCGCGTGACATCAAACCCACGCCGACCGGCAAGGTGATCCAGGATTTCCTGAACGGCAACATGCCCGCATACCTCGACACCGGGCTGAACCTGATCGACGTGCGCGACTGCGCGCGCGGCCACCTGCTGGCGGAAGAACGCGGCAAGGCGGGCGAACGCTACATCCTGGGCAACCGCAACATGTCGCTCAAGGAAATCCTCGACACGCTGTCGAAGATCACCGGCATTCCCGCGCCGAAAGTGCAGATGCCTTACTGGGTGGCGTACGCGGCGGGCTGGGTGTGCGATGCGGTGTCGAACGTCATCACGCATAAGCCACCGGCGGTGCCGCTGGGCGGCGTCAAGATGGCGAAGTATCACATGTACTTCGATGCGTCCAAGGCAGTCCGGGAACTGGGACTGCCGCAGAACCCGGTGGAGCAGGCGCTGAGCGACGCCGTTCACTGGATGCGCGAACACGGGCTTGCCCGCTGA